Proteins from a genomic interval of Desulfovibrio piger:
- a CDS encoding type I restriction-modification system subunit M, which yields MTTQEIVAKLWNLCNVLRDDGITYHQYVTELTYILFLKMAKETGTEAAIPETCRWDVLAAKSGIELKHVYKQVLAELSENGTGRVREIYQGAVSNIDEPKNLEKIISSINALDWYSAQEEGLGNLYEGLLEKNANEKKSGAGQYFTPRVLIDVMVRLMKPQVGEHCNDPACGTFGFMIAADQYLKRQTDEYFDLDEDQAAFQKREAFTGCELVHDTHRLALMNAMLHGIEGEILLADTLSTAGKDMKGYDLVLTNPPFGTKKGGERATRDDFAFTTSNKQLNFLQHVYRSLKRGGRAAVVLPDNVLFADGDGARIRADLMDKCDLHTVLRLPTGIFYAQGVKTNVLFFTRGQSDKDNTKEVWFYDLRTNMPSFGKTTPLKREHFEGFETAFEAEDRRAVRDERWSVFTREAIKAKADSLDLGLIRDESLLDYDDLPDPIESGEECIAQLEEAVDLMKSVVRELQSLTSRETN from the coding sequence ATGACCACACAGGAAATTGTCGCCAAACTCTGGAACCTCTGCAATGTCCTGCGGGATGACGGCATCACCTATCATCAGTATGTGACGGAACTGACCTATATTCTGTTCCTGAAAATGGCCAAGGAAACCGGCACGGAAGCGGCCATTCCCGAAACCTGCCGCTGGGACGTGCTGGCCGCCAAAAGCGGCATTGAGCTGAAACACGTTTACAAGCAGGTGCTGGCCGAGCTGAGCGAAAACGGCACGGGGCGGGTGCGAGAGATCTATCAGGGAGCGGTATCCAACATCGACGAGCCCAAAAATCTGGAAAAGATCATCTCGAGCATCAATGCTCTGGACTGGTATTCCGCGCAGGAAGAGGGCCTCGGCAACCTCTATGAAGGTCTGCTGGAAAAGAACGCCAATGAGAAGAAATCCGGCGCAGGCCAGTATTTCACACCACGGGTGCTCATTGATGTGATGGTTCGTCTCATGAAGCCCCAGGTCGGCGAACACTGTAACGACCCGGCCTGCGGCACCTTTGGTTTTATGATCGCGGCGGATCAGTACCTGAAAAGGCAAACCGACGAGTATTTTGATCTGGACGAGGATCAGGCGGCCTTCCAGAAACGTGAAGCCTTCACCGGCTGCGAGCTGGTGCACGACACGCACCGTCTGGCCTTGATGAACGCCATGCTGCACGGTATTGAAGGGGAAATTCTGCTTGCCGACACCCTGTCCACCGCAGGCAAGGATATGAAAGGCTATGATCTGGTGCTCACCAATCCGCCCTTTGGCACAAAGAAAGGCGGCGAACGGGCCACTCGTGACGATTTTGCCTTTACCACCAGCAACAAGCAGTTGAATTTTTTGCAGCATGTTTACCGCAGCCTCAAGCGCGGCGGCCGGGCCGCCGTGGTGCTGCCGGATAACGTGCTCTTTGCCGACGGCGACGGCGCGCGCATCCGTGCCGACCTCATGGACAAATGCGACCTGCATACGGTGTTGCGCCTGCCCACAGGCATTTTCTATGCCCAGGGTGTCAAAACCAACGTGCTGTTTTTTACGCGAGGCCAGAGCGATAAGGACAATACCAAAGAGGTGTGGTTCTACGACCTGCGTACCAATATGCCTTCCTTCGGCAAGACCACCCCGCTCAAGAGGGAACACTTTGAGGGCTTTGAGACAGCCTTTGAGGCCGAGGACCGCCGCGCCGTGCGGGATGAGCGCTGGAGCGTGTTTACGCGGGAGGCAATAAAGGCGAAGGCGGACAGCCTGGATCTCGGTCTGATCCGGGATGAATCCCTTTTGGATTATGACGACCTGCCCGACCCCATCGAAAGCGGCGAAGAATGCATTGCTCAGCTCGAAGAGGCGGTAGATCTTATGAAAAGCGTTGTTCGGGAATTGCAAAGCCTGACCAGCAGGGAGACGAACTGA
- the tnpA gene encoding IS200/IS605 family transposase encodes MSNYRKGSHSVFSIHLHLVWITKYRKKILSGDIAQRARSLIRGICEKHQVEILKGHIAPDHIHLFVSISPSLAVSKLMQQLKGRTAHAMINEFPLLRRQYWGRHMWARGYFCCSSGNVTDEVIKQYITQQEDADETFRIEGE; translated from the coding sequence ATGAGCAATTATCGTAAAGGCTCCCACAGTGTTTTTTCAATTCACCTGCACCTGGTCTGGATAACCAAGTACAGGAAAAAGATTTTGTCAGGCGACATCGCCCAGAGAGCCAGGTCGCTGATACGCGGCATCTGTGAAAAGCATCAGGTGGAAATTCTCAAAGGACATATAGCACCCGACCATATCCATCTTTTCGTTTCGATTTCACCAAGCCTTGCTGTGAGCAAGTTGATGCAACAACTGAAAGGCCGAACCGCGCATGCCATGATAAATGAATTTCCATTGTTGCGCCGCCAGTACTGGGGACGTCATATGTGGGCGCGTGGCTATTTCTGTTGCAGCAGTGGCAATGTGACCGATGAGGTCATTAAGCAATACATCACGCAACAGGAAGATGCAGATGAAACCTTCCGAATTGAGGGGGAATGA
- a CDS encoding restriction endonuclease subunit S, which yields MKGDNSPSIRKDDIENFPFPLPPLDDQQRIVDCIESLFAKLDEAREKAEAVLDGFESRKAAILHKAFTGELTAKWREIRGIKKEDNTAKIKNILSDIKYGTSEKSDYTYTGLPVIRIPNITGSIVDLEDLKFLKSSRSSDYDLVERNDILMIRSNGSRELVGKCALVDEAIVGKAYASFLIRLRPNPTINPKYLLGFLSSSLARNQLFAKAKSSAGINNINSKEICSVDIWLPDMEEQNEIVRILDSLLATEQQIKEVAENVLNQIDVMKKAILTKAFRGELTRHIHN from the coding sequence ATGAAAGGAGACAATTCTCCTTCTATTCGTAAAGACGATATTGAAAATTTCCCTTTCCCCCTCCCCCCTCTCGACGATCAGCAACGCATCGTTGATTGCATCGAATCCCTCTTTGCCAAGCTGGACGAAGCCAGAGAAAAGGCTGAAGCCGTGCTTGACGGCTTTGAAAGCCGCAAGGCCGCCATTCTGCATAAGGCGTTTACAGGGGAATTGACCGCGAAATGGAGGGAGATACGAGGCATAAAAAAAGAGGACAATACAGCAAAAATCAAAAATATTCTTTCTGATATAAAATATGGTACTTCTGAAAAAAGTGATTACACATATACTGGATTGCCAGTGATACGCATCCCAAATATTACTGGTAGTATCGTTGATTTAGAAGATCTTAAATTTTTAAAGTCCTCAAGATCTTCTGATTATGATCTTGTTGAGCGAAATGATATCCTTATGATTCGTTCAAATGGAAGCAGGGAACTTGTTGGCAAGTGCGCTCTTGTGGATGAGGCAATAGTCGGAAAAGCTTATGCATCTTTTCTAATCCGCCTTCGCCCTAATCCAACAATCAATCCAAAATATCTTTTGGGCTTTCTGAGTTCTTCCTTGGCTAGAAATCAACTTTTTGCCAAGGCAAAGTCTTCAGCTGGAATTAATAATATCAACTCAAAAGAAATATGTTCCGTTGATATTTGGCTCCCTGACATGGAAGAGCAAAACGAAATCGTCCGTATCCTTGACAGCCTCCTTGCCACAGAACAGCAAATCAAGGAAGTCGCTGAAAACGTGCTGAATCAGATCGACGTGATGAAAAAGGCCATTTTGACCAAAGCATTTCGTGGAGAGCTGACAAGGCACATCCATAACTAA